A genomic stretch from Halalkalibacillus sediminis includes:
- a CDS encoding EscU/YscU/HrcU family type III secretion system export apparatus switch protein has product MKKFVPDRKQAIALKYDEGSDEAPQIVAKGQGLVAEKILDSASDHEVPVHEDATLIQLMDELNINDRIPEDLYQAVAEVFAFIYQMDKKYK; this is encoded by the coding sequence TGTCCCCGATAGGAAGCAAGCTATTGCATTAAAATATGATGAAGGAAGCGACGAAGCACCTCAAATAGTTGCAAAAGGACAAGGACTAGTAGCAGAAAAAATATTGGACTCTGCGTCAGATCATGAGGTTCCAGTTCATGAGGATGCAACCCTTATTCAACTGATGGATGAGTTGAACATCAATGACCGGATTCCAGAGGATCTTTATCAAGCAGTGGCTGAAGTTTTTGCTTTTATTTACCAAATGGATAAAAAATATAAATAA
- the sucC gene encoding ADP-forming succinate--CoA ligase subunit beta, with product MNIHEYQAKEIFRQYNVAVPNSKVAFSVDEAVEAAKELGSNISVVKAQIHAGGRGNAGGVKIAKNIDEVRQYADEILGKTLVTHQTGPEGKQVNRLLIEEGCDIKNEYYIGLVMDRATSRVVMMASEEGGTEIEEVAEKTPEKIFKEVIDPVVGLTPFQARRLAFHINIPDEMLGNAVKFMTRLYTVFMEKDCSIAEINPLVTTNDGQVLALDAKLNFDDNALFRQKDVFELRDLDEEDEKEIEASKHDLSYVALDGNIGCMVNGAGLAMSTMDIIKHYGGEPANFLDVGGGATAEKVTEAFKIILSDDNVKGIFVNIFGGIMKCDVIAEGVVEATKQIGLEIPLVVRLEGTNVDQGKKILEDSGLNITSADSMADGAEKIVSLVK from the coding sequence ATGAACATTCATGAGTATCAAGCGAAGGAAATTTTCCGCCAATACAACGTTGCAGTTCCTAATAGCAAAGTTGCTTTTTCTGTTGATGAAGCAGTTGAAGCCGCTAAAGAATTAGGTTCGAATATCAGCGTTGTCAAAGCACAGATTCACGCAGGTGGACGTGGTAATGCAGGCGGTGTAAAAATCGCTAAAAATATTGACGAAGTACGCCAATATGCAGACGAAATTCTAGGAAAGACATTAGTGACGCACCAAACAGGTCCTGAAGGAAAGCAAGTCAATCGTCTTTTAATTGAAGAAGGTTGCGATATCAAAAACGAATACTATATCGGACTTGTTATGGACCGTGCTACTTCTAGAGTTGTCATGATGGCTTCTGAAGAAGGTGGTACTGAGATTGAAGAAGTGGCTGAAAAAACGCCAGAAAAAATCTTCAAAGAGGTTATCGACCCTGTTGTAGGCCTAACTCCATTCCAAGCAAGAAGATTAGCATTCCATATCAACATTCCTGATGAAATGCTAGGGAATGCAGTTAAATTCATGACGCGTCTATACACTGTGTTCATGGAAAAAGACTGTTCAATTGCTGAAATCAACCCATTAGTTACAACTAACGATGGTCAAGTATTAGCATTAGATGCGAAGTTGAACTTTGATGATAACGCATTATTCCGTCAAAAAGATGTATTTGAACTTCGTGATCTAGATGAAGAAGATGAAAAGGAAATCGAAGCTTCTAAGCATGACTTAAGCTATGTAGCGCTTGATGGAAACATTGGTTGCATGGTTAATGGCGCAGGCCTAGCTATGTCAACAATGGATATCATCAAACATTATGGCGGCGAACCGGCTAACTTCCTAGATGTTGGGGGCGGTGCGACTGCTGAAAAAGTAACAGAAGCGTTCAAAATCATTTTGTCCGATGACAACGTGAAAGGTATTTTTGTCAACATTTTCGGTGGAATCATGAAGTGTGATGTTATTGCTGAAGGTGTAGTCGAAGCTACGAAACAAATCGGTTTAGAAATCCCTCTAGTAGTACGCTTAGAAGGTACTAATGTAGACCAAGGGAAGAAAATCTTAGAAGATTCTGGCTTAAATATCACTTCTGCAGATTCTATGGCTGACGGTGCAGAAAAAATTGTATCTCTAGTAAAATAG
- the sucD gene encoding succinate--CoA ligase subunit alpha, with protein sequence MSVYINKDTKVLVQGITGGTAKFHTEQMLEYGTNIVAGVTPKKGGTEVAGVPVFNTVQDAVIETGATASVIYVPAPFAADAIMEAVDAQLDLAICITEHIPVSDMVKVKRYMEGKKTRLVGPNCPGVITPDECKIGIMPGYIHKKGHIGVVSRSGTLTYEAVHQLSEEGFGQSTAVGIGGDPVNGTNFIDVLKAFNDDPDTHAVMMIGEIGGTAEEEAAEWVKAHMTKPVVGFIGGTTAPPGKRMGHAGAIISGGKGTAEEKTRIMNECGIEVAETPAVMGQTLIGVLKENNLYDKCKTH encoded by the coding sequence ATGAGCGTATATATTAATAAAGACACAAAAGTACTTGTTCAAGGTATCACTGGTGGAACAGCTAAATTCCACACAGAACAAATGCTTGAATATGGAACGAATATCGTAGCAGGTGTAACTCCTAAAAAAGGCGGCACTGAAGTTGCTGGAGTACCTGTCTTCAATACTGTACAAGATGCAGTAATCGAAACAGGCGCAACAGCTTCTGTCATTTACGTACCTGCTCCATTTGCTGCAGATGCAATCATGGAAGCAGTGGATGCACAATTAGATCTTGCTATTTGCATCACTGAGCATATCCCAGTAAGCGATATGGTAAAAGTGAAGCGTTATATGGAAGGTAAGAAAACTCGTTTAGTTGGTCCTAACTGCCCGGGTGTAATTACTCCAGACGAATGTAAAATTGGTATCATGCCTGGATACATTCACAAGAAAGGTCATATCGGAGTTGTTTCACGTTCTGGTACATTGACTTACGAAGCAGTTCATCAGTTATCTGAGGAAGGTTTCGGACAGTCAACTGCTGTTGGTATCGGGGGAGACCCAGTAAACGGTACAAACTTCATCGATGTATTGAAAGCATTCAATGATGATCCGGACACTCATGCAGTCATGATGATCGGTGAAATCGGTGGTACAGCTGAAGAAGAAGCAGCTGAATGGGTGAAGGCTCATATGACAAAACCAGTTGTTGGCTTTATCGGTGGTACAACGGCACCTCCAGGAAAACGCATGGGCCATGCTGGTGCGATCATTTCTGGTGGTAAAGGTACAGCTGAAGAGAAAACTCGCATTATGAATGAATGTGGCATTGAAGTAGCTGAAACGCCTGCAGTTATGGGTCAAACGCTAATCGGTGTCTTGAAAGAAAACAATCTTTACGACAAATGTAAAACTCATTAA
- the dprA gene encoding DNA-processing protein DprA, translating into MDLKSPSFELFHLMQSHLITRRKVQYLLLKDPNLEQLLKLKEKHLQHYFKLNSHHAIQLYKYIHDPHNRARNSLLYKEWKPITIYDDDFPQSLSQIPDPPLILYCIGDLSLLNSQMISVIGSRKPSQEASKKIEALLPSLIKHPLTIVSGLAYGIDAMAHQITLRQSGKTIAVLGYGYDHCYPSSHISLQEKIKNKGLILSEYPPNIRPQKWHFPERNRLISGLSKATLIIEATERSGTMITADQSLEQGKDIFVVPDSIFLKQSQGCIKLLKEGAIPITSGEEIINHLSI; encoded by the coding sequence ATGGATTTGAAATCCCCTTCCTTCGAACTCTTCCACCTCATGCAAAGTCACCTAATCACAAGAAGAAAAGTTCAATATCTTTTATTAAAAGATCCCAACCTTGAACAACTACTTAAATTAAAAGAAAAGCACCTTCAACATTATTTTAAATTAAATTCTCATCATGCAATTCAATTGTATAAATATATTCATGATCCACACAATCGCGCTAGAAATTCACTCTTGTATAAAGAATGGAAACCAATCACTATCTATGACGATGATTTCCCTCAGTCTTTAAGCCAAATTCCTGATCCCCCATTAATCCTATATTGTATTGGAGACCTCAGCTTATTAAACTCACAAATGATCAGTGTTATCGGATCGAGAAAACCCTCTCAAGAAGCATCCAAGAAAATAGAAGCATTACTTCCTAGTCTTATCAAACACCCTTTAACAATCGTAAGCGGCTTAGCATATGGTATCGATGCAATGGCTCACCAAATCACGTTGCGCCAAAGCGGTAAAACAATTGCTGTCCTTGGGTATGGCTATGACCATTGCTATCCTAGCTCACATATTTCTCTTCAAGAGAAAATTAAAAATAAAGGCTTGATTTTATCAGAATATCCCCCAAATATTAGGCCTCAAAAATGGCACTTCCCTGAACGTAATCGGTTAATAAGTGGGCTTTCTAAAGCTACTTTAATTATAGAAGCTACAGAAAGAAGTGGGACAATGATTACTGCGGATCAGTCGCTAGAACAAGGAAAAGACATATTCGTCGTTCCAGATTCCATTTTTCTGAAACAAAGTCAGGGATGTATTAAATTATTAAAGGAAGGAGCAATTCCAATCACGTCTGGTGAGGAAATAATTAATCACCTTAGTATTTAA
- the topA gene encoding type I DNA topoisomerase, with amino-acid sequence MSDYLVIVESPAKAKTIERYLGKKYTVKASMGHVIDLPKSQMGVDVENDFEPRYITIRGKGPVLNDLKKAAKKSKKVFLAADPDREGEAIAWHLAHSLGVDDERPYRVVFNEITKDAVKASFKEPRKINMDLVHAQQARRVLDRLVGYNISPLLWKKVKKGLSAGRVQSVAVKMIIDRENEINNFEPEEYWSITGNFKHNKKEFEAKFYGIDGKKTELKTEEDVQGILKKLDGNSFKVDKVNKRERKRNPALPFTTSSLQQEAFRKLNFRAKKTMMIAQQLYEGINLGGKNGITGLITYMRTDSTRISNTAKQEASQWIEEKHGKEYLGKQTQAKNKERSQDAHEAIRPTSVHNDPKTIKPKLSRDQYRLYKLIWERFVASQMAPAILDTVTAHLLNEGVEFRASGSEIKFKGFMTLYVEGSDDQKKDDNKILPPLEEGIQVEAEEINPDQHFTQPPPRYTEARLVRTLEEKGIGRPSTYAPTLDTIQRRGYVSLDNRRFIPTELGIIVIDILKEYFPEVIDVEFTVNMENSLDGVEEGSQEWREIIRNFYQDFEKHLEKAEEEMEKIEVRDEPAGIDCEKCGHEMVYKMGRYGKFLACSNFPECRNTKPILKEIGVNCPKCKEGNIVERKSKKNRVFYGCDRYPECDFISWDKPIERPCPKCSSLLVEKKNKKSTQIKCTECDYEEREQN; translated from the coding sequence ATGTCAGATTATTTAGTAATTGTTGAATCACCAGCCAAAGCAAAAACTATTGAAAGATATTTAGGAAAAAAATACACCGTTAAAGCTTCAATGGGGCATGTAATTGATTTACCAAAAAGCCAAATGGGTGTAGATGTAGAAAACGATTTCGAACCACGATACATTACGATACGTGGAAAAGGTCCTGTTTTAAATGATTTGAAAAAAGCAGCTAAAAAGTCGAAGAAAGTCTTTCTCGCAGCCGACCCCGATAGAGAAGGGGAAGCGATCGCATGGCACCTTGCACACTCTTTAGGTGTTGATGATGAGAGACCTTACCGCGTAGTATTTAATGAAATTACTAAAGATGCTGTCAAAGCATCTTTTAAAGAGCCTAGAAAAATCAATATGGATCTCGTGCACGCGCAACAAGCTAGAAGGGTTTTAGACCGTTTAGTTGGTTATAACATAAGCCCATTACTATGGAAGAAAGTTAAAAAAGGCTTAAGTGCTGGACGTGTGCAATCAGTTGCCGTAAAAATGATTATTGATCGTGAAAATGAAATCAATAATTTCGAGCCAGAAGAATATTGGTCAATCACAGGTAATTTCAAACATAATAAAAAAGAATTCGAAGCGAAGTTTTATGGAATAGATGGAAAGAAAACTGAATTAAAAACTGAAGAAGATGTTCAAGGTATTTTAAAAAAGCTCGATGGTAATTCGTTCAAAGTAGACAAAGTGAATAAGAGAGAACGTAAGCGAAACCCAGCTTTACCGTTCACCACTTCATCCTTACAACAGGAAGCATTCCGCAAATTGAATTTCCGTGCTAAGAAGACGATGATGATCGCCCAGCAGTTATATGAGGGGATCAATCTGGGTGGTAAAAATGGGATTACTGGTCTTATCACTTATATGCGAACAGATTCCACCAGAATTTCAAATACTGCTAAACAAGAAGCTTCTCAGTGGATCGAAGAGAAACACGGAAAAGAATATCTTGGTAAGCAGACCCAAGCGAAAAATAAGGAACGTTCCCAAGATGCGCACGAAGCAATTCGACCAACTTCCGTTCATAATGACCCGAAAACCATTAAACCTAAATTGTCGAGAGATCAGTATAGACTCTATAAATTGATTTGGGAGAGATTTGTTGCGAGTCAAATGGCCCCTGCGATCCTAGACACAGTAACAGCTCATTTGTTGAATGAGGGAGTAGAATTCCGAGCTTCTGGTTCTGAAATCAAATTCAAAGGTTTTATGACCTTGTATGTAGAAGGTAGCGATGATCAGAAAAAAGATGATAATAAAATCCTTCCTCCTTTAGAAGAAGGGATCCAAGTAGAAGCTGAAGAGATCAATCCTGACCAACACTTTACTCAACCACCACCAAGATATACAGAAGCAAGACTTGTCAGGACTTTAGAGGAAAAAGGTATAGGACGCCCATCTACTTATGCTCCAACATTGGACACTATTCAAAGGAGAGGCTATGTCTCGTTAGATAATCGCCGTTTCATTCCAACTGAACTAGGAATCATCGTCATCGATATTTTGAAGGAGTATTTCCCAGAAGTTATTGATGTAGAGTTCACTGTGAATATGGAGAACTCCTTAGACGGTGTAGAAGAAGGATCGCAAGAATGGCGAGAAATCATACGTAATTTCTATCAAGATTTTGAAAAACACTTGGAAAAAGCAGAGGAAGAGATGGAAAAGATCGAAGTCCGTGACGAACCTGCTGGAATAGACTGCGAAAAATGTGGTCACGAGATGGTTTACAAAATGGGAAGGTACGGTAAGTTTCTCGCATGTTCCAACTTTCCGGAATGTCGAAATACTAAACCAATCTTGAAAGAGATCGGCGTGAATTGCCCTAAATGTAAAGAAGGCAATATCGTTGAGAGAAAAAGTAAAAAGAACAGGGTATTCTATGGTTGTGATCGATATCCAGAATGCGACTTTATTTCATGGGATAAGCCAATTGAAAGACCATGCCCGAAATGTTCTTCGCTCTTAGTTGAAAAGAAAAATAAAAAGAGTACTCAGATCAAGTGTACTGAATGTGACTACGAAGAAAGAGAACAAAATTAA
- the xerC gene encoding tyrosine recombinase XerC, with amino-acid sequence MALHQSKEQFKEYLKVEKNASPHTIKHYMYDIGQFEAFLLKESLKNWKDADHLLIRNFLTELYQTKITKRTVSRKLSSLRSFYNFLEREGLVEQNPFHYVTMPKMEKNIPEFFYEEEIEKLFEVEDLTTPLGQRNQAMIELLYASGLRVTELTTINVHDIDFSVGSVLVTGKGKKQRHIPFGSHAQKALLKYMRDGRDQLISKRNSDTDVVFLNNMGKPLTARGVSYILNSMIQKVAKTSSIHPHKLRHTFATHLLNKGADLRSVQEMLGHENLSSTQVYTHVTKDYLQKIYKNAHPRA; translated from the coding sequence ATGGCCTTACATCAATCAAAAGAGCAGTTCAAAGAATATCTGAAAGTCGAGAAGAACGCTTCCCCTCATACGATTAAACATTATATGTATGATATTGGTCAGTTCGAAGCGTTTTTACTAAAAGAATCTTTGAAGAATTGGAAAGATGCGGATCATTTATTGATTCGTAATTTTTTAACGGAATTATACCAGACGAAAATAACCAAAAGAACAGTATCAAGAAAGCTTTCCAGCTTGCGGAGTTTCTACAATTTTCTTGAGCGGGAAGGCTTGGTGGAACAGAATCCTTTCCATTATGTAACTATGCCTAAAATGGAAAAGAACATACCAGAATTTTTTTACGAAGAAGAAATAGAGAAACTGTTTGAAGTGGAAGACCTAACAACTCCCCTAGGACAAAGAAACCAGGCGATGATTGAATTACTTTATGCATCAGGCTTACGAGTCACTGAGTTGACTACTATAAACGTTCACGATATTGATTTCTCAGTTGGGTCAGTTCTAGTAACGGGTAAAGGGAAAAAGCAGCGTCACATCCCATTTGGCTCACATGCTCAGAAGGCATTGCTGAAGTATATGCGTGATGGCCGTGATCAGTTGATTTCAAAACGAAATAGCGATACAGACGTCGTATTTTTAAATAATATGGGTAAGCCTTTAACTGCAAGAGGTGTAAGTTACATTTTAAATAGCATGATTCAAAAGGTAGCAAAGACGTCTTCTATTCATCCTCACAAATTAAGGCATACATTCGCCACTCATTTATTGAATAAGGGAGCGGATTTACGCTCTGTTCAAGAAATGTTGGGGCATGAAAATTTGTCTTCTACTCAGGTATATACTCATGTAACTAAGGATTATTTGCAGAAGATATATAAAAATGCTCATCCAAGAGCGTAA
- the hslV gene encoding ATP-dependent protease subunit HslV has protein sequence MEQTFHATTIFAVQHDGQAAMSGDGQVTFGNAVVMKHKARKVRKLFNGKVLAGFAGSVADAFTLFEKFEAYLEKYNGQLDRAAVELAKEWRSDKVLRRLEAMLIVMNQDTMLLVSGTGEVIEPDDQILAIGSGGHYALSAGRALKRYSSEQSAEGIAKAALEIAGEICVYTNDQIVVETLDSKGD, from the coding sequence ATGGAGCAAACATTCCATGCAACGACCATTTTTGCTGTCCAACACGATGGCCAAGCTGCTATGAGTGGTGATGGACAAGTTACATTTGGAAATGCTGTAGTCATGAAACATAAAGCTCGAAAGGTAAGAAAACTTTTCAATGGTAAAGTATTGGCCGGTTTTGCTGGTTCAGTAGCTGATGCTTTTACATTATTTGAAAAATTTGAAGCATACCTTGAAAAATATAATGGCCAATTAGACCGTGCAGCAGTTGAATTAGCTAAAGAATGGCGTAGCGATAAAGTGTTACGAAGATTAGAAGCTATGCTGATTGTAATGAATCAAGACACCATGCTACTCGTATCTGGAACCGGCGAAGTGATTGAGCCTGATGATCAGATATTAGCGATAGGCTCTGGTGGCCATTATGCTCTCAGTGCCGGAAGAGCTCTTAAGAGATACTCAAGTGAACAGTCAGCAGAAGGAATTGCTAAAGCAGCTTTAGAAATCGCAGGAGAAATTTGCGTATATACGAATGATCAAATCGTAGTCGAAACTTTAGATAGTAAAGGAGATTAG
- the hslU gene encoding HslU--HslV peptidase ATPase subunit, which produces MSTKATPRQLVEQLDEYVIGQNDAKKALSVAIRNRYRRLQMPEEIRNEIVPKNILMIGPTGVGKTELARRLAKLVGAPFVKVEATKFTEVGYVGRDVESMVRDLVDTSVRMIKEEKMLQIQDQAREMANKRIVKLLVPEKKKNNQQMKNPLEMLFNQQQEQQTTSNTDDTDEVATKRKQIRQQLDNGELEERMVTVEVEEQQSSMFDMLQGSGMEQMGMNFQDAFNQFMPKNKKKRRLPVKEAREVLTQVEAQKMIDMDEVHQLAIEQAEQSGIIFIDEIDKVCGKEERQGNVSREGVQRDILPIVEGSTVVTKYGAVKTDYMLFIAAGAFHMAKPSDLIPELQGRFPIRVELSKLIIEDFVNILTEPSNAIIKQYSALIEAEGVKLNFTDDAIKRIAEIAFEVNQDTDNIGARRLHTIMEKLLEDLSFEAPDINMEKVDITASYVDEKLASIVKNKDLSQFIL; this is translated from the coding sequence ATGAGCACGAAAGCGACCCCAAGACAGCTCGTTGAACAATTGGATGAGTATGTCATTGGTCAAAATGATGCGAAAAAGGCTTTGTCTGTTGCCATTAGGAACCGATATCGCAGATTACAAATGCCTGAAGAAATACGAAACGAGATCGTCCCTAAAAATATTTTAATGATCGGACCTACTGGAGTTGGTAAAACTGAATTAGCTAGAAGATTAGCTAAGTTAGTTGGAGCTCCATTCGTTAAAGTGGAAGCGACGAAATTCACCGAAGTCGGTTATGTCGGTCGTGATGTAGAGTCTATGGTACGTGACTTAGTAGACACTAGCGTCAGAATGATTAAAGAAGAAAAAATGTTACAGATCCAGGACCAAGCAAGGGAAATGGCTAATAAGCGCATAGTCAAGCTACTTGTACCTGAGAAAAAGAAGAACAACCAACAGATGAAAAATCCGCTTGAAATGTTATTCAATCAACAACAGGAGCAACAAACTACTTCGAATACAGATGATACAGATGAAGTGGCTACAAAGCGTAAACAAATTCGCCAACAGTTAGATAATGGGGAATTAGAAGAACGCATGGTAACAGTTGAAGTCGAAGAACAACAATCATCTATGTTTGATATGCTACAGGGTTCTGGTATGGAACAGATGGGGATGAATTTTCAAGATGCATTCAATCAGTTCATGCCTAAGAACAAAAAGAAACGTCGCTTACCAGTTAAGGAAGCACGAGAAGTATTAACCCAAGTAGAAGCTCAGAAAATGATCGACATGGATGAAGTGCACCAACTTGCAATTGAACAAGCTGAACAGTCAGGAATCATCTTTATTGATGAAATTGATAAAGTATGCGGCAAAGAGGAACGCCAAGGGAATGTTTCGAGAGAAGGTGTTCAAAGAGACATCTTACCTATCGTGGAAGGTTCCACAGTGGTTACGAAATATGGAGCGGTCAAAACGGACTACATGTTATTTATAGCTGCAGGTGCATTCCACATGGCCAAGCCTAGTGATTTAATACCTGAATTACAGGGTAGGTTTCCTATAAGGGTCGAATTAAGTAAATTGATCATCGAAGATTTTGTGAATATATTGACCGAACCATCAAATGCAATCATCAAACAATATTCAGCACTGATTGAAGCCGAAGGGGTTAAACTGAACTTCACAGATGATGCGATCAAGCGAATTGCGGAAATAGCTTTCGAAGTCAATCAGGACACTGATAATATCGGAGCTCGTAGGTTGCACACAATTATGGAAAAGTTATTGGAAGACTTATCATTTGAAGCGCCAGATATTAATATGGAAAAAGTAGATATTACAGCTTCATATGTGGATGAAAAGTTAGCTTCAATTGTGAAAAATAAAGATTTGTCACAATTCATTTTATAA
- the codY gene encoding GTP-sensing pleiotropic transcriptional regulator CodY, which yields MNLLEKARTINSMLQKTQGKAVNFNDMSATLRDVIEANVFVLSRRGKLLGFAIKQEIENERMKEMLEARQFPEEYTNNLFNITETTANVDINSEYTAFPVENKDLFKNGLTTLLPIIGGGERLGTLIISRLEDSFDEDDLLLGEYGATVVGMEILHQKAEEIEEEARSKAVVQMAINSLSYSELEAIEHIFEELEGNEGLLVASKIADRVGITRSVIVNALRKLESAGVIESRSLGMKGTYIKVLNDKFLVELNNQKF from the coding sequence ATGAATTTATTAGAAAAAGCAAGAACGATTAATTCAATGTTACAAAAAACACAAGGGAAAGCAGTTAACTTCAATGATATGTCTGCTACATTGAGAGACGTAATTGAAGCAAATGTTTTTGTTCTCAGCCGTAGAGGTAAGCTACTAGGATTCGCAATTAAGCAAGAGATTGAAAATGAGCGAATGAAAGAAATGCTAGAAGCTCGTCAGTTTCCTGAAGAATATACGAACAATCTCTTTAACATTACCGAAACGACAGCTAACGTAGATATCAACAGTGAGTACACAGCGTTCCCTGTTGAAAACAAAGACTTATTCAAAAACGGGCTTACAACATTACTACCTATCATAGGTGGTGGTGAACGCCTAGGTACTTTAATCATTAGTCGACTGGAAGATTCGTTTGATGAAGATGATCTATTGCTTGGAGAATACGGTGCAACTGTTGTAGGGATGGAAATACTACACCAGAAAGCTGAAGAGATCGAAGAGGAAGCTAGAAGTAAAGCTGTGGTTCAAATGGCAATCAATTCACTTTCCTATAGTGAGCTTGAGGCAATCGAGCATATCTTTGAAGAACTTGAAGGAAATGAAGGATTACTCGTAGCTAGTAAAATCGCAGATAGAGTTGGAATTACACGTTCTGTAATCGTCAACGCTTTAAGAAAGTTAGAAAGTGCTGGCGTCATTGAATCCAGATCATTAGGAATGAAGGGTACTTATATCAAGGTACTCAATGATAAATTCCTAGTAGAATTGAATAACCAAAAGTTTTAA
- the flgB gene encoding flagellar basal body rod protein FlgB produces MDLFGKSTQNLQRALDYSSLKNQTIAHNIANVDTPGYKAKDVKFDQFLNEASSRLEANRTHAKHLPFDQMEQSFSVKARQNVTYNHNGNSVDLDKEMSELAKNQLYYEAVTERINGKFNTIKTVLGGGS; encoded by the coding sequence ATGGATCTGTTTGGTAAATCAACACAAAATTTACAAAGAGCACTTGATTATTCTTCTCTTAAGAACCAAACGATTGCTCATAACATAGCGAATGTTGATACCCCAGGTTATAAAGCAAAAGATGTTAAATTTGATCAGTTTTTGAACGAAGCAAGTAGCCGTTTGGAAGCAAATCGTACACATGCGAAACATCTTCCCTTTGATCAAATGGAACAAAGCTTTTCAGTAAAAGCAAGACAGAACGTTACATATAACCACAACGGAAATAGTGTAGATCTTGATAAAGAAATGTCTGAGTTAGCGAAAAACCAATTGTACTATGAGGCAGTTACGGAACGTATTAACGGTAAATTCAATACGATTAAAACTGTTCTTGGAGGAGGGAGTTAA
- the flgC gene encoding flagellar basal body rod protein FlgC — protein MTIFHGMNTSGSALTANRFKMDVISSNLANAETTRARVDENGDWQPYRRKLVNQESRDGKFDSFLQQAMNRTNTPGTGVRIDSVTEDQTPFKQVFNPDHPDADEDGYVAMPNVDPLKEMINLMSTTRAYEANVTALNASKGMLMKSLEIGR, from the coding sequence ATGACAATTTTTCATGGCATGAATACTAGTGGAAGTGCTTTAACGGCGAACCGCTTTAAAATGGATGTTATTTCTTCCAATCTTGCAAATGCAGAAACAACGAGGGCAAGGGTAGACGAAAATGGAGATTGGCAGCCATATCGTCGGAAATTAGTAAATCAGGAATCACGTGATGGAAAATTCGACTCTTTCCTTCAACAAGCGATGAATCGTACTAACACACCAGGTACCGGTGTAAGAATCGATTCTGTGACTGAGGACCAAACGCCCTTTAAGCAGGTTTTCAATCCTGATCACCCAGATGCAGACGAAGATGGTTACGTAGCAATGCCTAATGTTGATCCTTTAAAAGAAATGATCAACCTGATGAGTACTACACGTGCTTATGAAGCGAATGTGACAGCTTTGAACGCTTCAAAAGGTATGTTGATGAAGTCATTAGAGATTGGTAGATAA
- the fliE gene encoding flagellar hook-basal body complex protein FliE: MDPIQSSFFQANNQQINGMKASKVTPSEAHQNFANQLKSAIDNVNRTQNESTLKTEELVRGEAKDLHDVMITAQKASITVQTATEMQNKAIEAYRQVMRMQI, encoded by the coding sequence ATGGACCCTATTCAAAGTTCATTCTTTCAAGCAAATAATCAACAAATAAATGGTATGAAAGCTTCCAAGGTCACTCCAAGTGAAGCGCATCAAAATTTTGCTAACCAATTAAAATCTGCGATTGATAATGTGAACCGTACTCAGAATGAGTCGACTCTGAAAACAGAGGAGCTTGTGCGGGGAGAAGCAAAAGATTTACATGATGTCATGATTACTGCTCAAAAAGCGAGTATTACGGTACAAACTGCTACTGAAATGCAAAATAAAGCTATTGAGGCTTATCGTCAAGTCATGAGAATGCAAATATAA